The Musa acuminata AAA Group cultivar baxijiao chromosome BXJ1-8, Cavendish_Baxijiao_AAA, whole genome shotgun sequence genomic sequence CTTTCAAGTATACGGTATAAATATGTTGCCACGCTTGTGCTGCATATTTTCCCACTGGCAGCGAGACAGCTTATGATCAGAATCTATCTTGCTCCTAGTCGACTAAAAGTTCTTTGTTGAGGCATGGATGGGCAACTTGGCTGGGGAACTCTCGACAATGGTGAGTGGAGAAAGGGGCCTTGGACTGCCCAAGAGGATAAGCTCCTCACGGAGCATGTCAGTCTCCATGGTGACGGAAAATGGAACTCAGTCTCCAAGTTAACAGGTACTTAATCTCTAACTGCTGCTTGTCACTTGTGGTATGAGCTCATCTGCTGATGGCGGTGGTTTTGTGCTGTAGGTCTGAGGAGGAATGGGAAGAGTTGTAGGCTTAGGTGGGTGAACTACCTGAGGCCTGACCTTAAGAGAGGGAATATCACTCCACAGGAGGAGATCATCATCCAAGAGCTGCATGCCTTGTGGGGAAACAGGTATTCACAGTCGGAATAAATCGGATCATGTGTTCTTGTCTTCATTTTTCATTGCTGAACTCTATGATTCTGTAGAAGCTCAATTTTCGCACATGTAGGTGGTCTAACATAGCTCGAAGCCTCCCGGGGaggaccgacaacgagatcaagaactactggaggacCCATTTCAAGAAGAGCAAGCCCTCGAAGAACGTAGAGAAGGCGAGAGCGAGATTCGTCATCAGGCAGCGACAGGAGGAGCAAGGGCAGGAGGAACAACAGCACCTGCACCAGGGTGCCCAGCAGCAACAAGCGGACATGAGAGCCGCCTTGAAACGGGCGGAGGAAGCCGCGCTAGCGGAAGACATGGAAGAGACGACGTACATGTATTCCGTATCTTGTATGCTGCAAGGTGGCGGCTTTAGTGGCTACTCGAGCGATGGGTCCACCGGGGATGGCTCCTGGGGAAGCCTGTGGAATCTTGGTGACGTGCCAGATGACCTATGTGCAGTGACAGCACTGTATGGAGAGCGTCGAtgaatgccatgtaagggataatGTTGTTGACGCTGCGTGCACTGCGATGTCAACGAATCTGAGACTTCAAATAATTAAATACGGTGGTATCATTTCTTGGAAAGATTTAATCGATCACCATTTGCTTCAAATCCACGAGAGAAAACGAGTTCGTACTCGTGAATGAACTTTGTTTGTGTCTGTAATCCCTTTGGGCCGGACAAGTTGAGGTCCGTGTCACGATTTTAGCACGCAGCCTCATAATGATAATGTAGCATCAGCCACTCGGGTCTAACTTAAAAGCCAAAACCATCGAAACGATGACGACTTACGCTACGAAAAGAACGAACTGGCCGAGACACGAAAAGCATCGTCATCCAGGCTCACACCACAAAGCACGACGATCGAGAGATGGCCATGGCCGCTCACGTGAGCGTTTCTCCCGTTGCTCGCGTGCTGGACTTGACGAATCGACAAAACCAAGCTTCTGCAGCAACCATCCGAACGAGTTAAAGTGCGAGAGGATTTTGGAGGTGACCGAAGGGAAGGTGAGGGTAACCATTTATCGCTTAAAGAAAGGCCGAACCCATAGGCGGTGGAGACGTGAGCATACCGATCGGACACATGTTCGCAAGAGATGGCAGACAACAGTACTGAGAGCTACCGAGCCTCACTACACCTCCCACACGCGTCGCCCGTATTCCGACACCACCTCGCTATTTATTTTCCCATGCTCATCCCCACCCTGCCAGCGAAGCTGAGAACCAGCGAGGGATAGTGACGGACCGAAGATAAGCTCGTCTTGCAGCTACATTCTGCGCTTTGGGAGCCTAGCAGAGGTGGTCGAGTGTTTCACTCCCTCGAGATGGCTCAGACGGTGGGACGGAACTTGGCAGCACCGCTGCTGTTCCTCAACTTCATAATGTACATAATAGTGATCGGCTTCGCGAGCTGGAACCTCAACCACTTCATCAATGGCCAGACTAATTACCCTGGTATTGTTTTCCCTTTCTTCTTTGTTTCGTAGTCAGGTTGGCCTCGCATCGAGCTAACTTGATATAGATCAGACAAGTATGTAGCAGATTTTGCCGGCTTTGAACGTTTTCTTTAGTCAAAGAAACCCAACTACGTATGAGAAAAAGATATGGATTCATTAGTCGATGTTGTCGAATGAACTTGTGTCAGGTGTGGCGGGCAATGGTGCAACCTTCTACTTCCTAGTCTTCGCCATTCTGGCCGGAGTGGTGGGAGCAGCGTCCAAGCTCGTGGGAGCAAACCACATAAGATCATGGACGAATGATAGCCTTGCAGCTGCGGCCTCTTCGTCCATCGTCGCATGGGCGATCACCGCCTTAGCCTTCGGGTACACGCACAGTTTTCCCATATTTTATTCTCAGTTCAGTTTGATTTGAGCTGCTACCGGCGTGCGTTAACCTTGATGCAGAGTGGCGTGCAAGGAGATCGCCATCGGAGGCCACCGAGGGTGGAGGCTGAGAGTCCTCGAGGCCTTCATCATAATCCTGGCCTTCACACAGCTGCTCTACGTATTGCTGCTCCATGCCGGGATGTTCAGCAGCAAATATGGACCTGGGTATCGAGATCCGGACTATGTGGTGGGTGGTGGACCTGGAGAAGTGAAAGGAACCAGAATCTAgggcctatcaaaaactcccaatAATGTGATCAAGGAATGGGTCGTCTCAACGTTGAAGTTTTTGGCTCAACTGTTCTGCGTTTATCCTCGTACTCCAGTCGCCAGAAATATTTATCACGATCTTGTATAGTGGATCTTTGACTAGTTGTAGCAATACTTATCTAAGGGGCTGCATCACCTTTGACTTCGTGGCTTAATTCATTATCACATACGCATATATATAGGGAAGTATTTTAATAAATATTGAACAGTATCCAATTTATAGAAATTGCGCCATCTGCAGGACAAGCCACGAAGGATCTTCATATCAAAATGATACTGCAAAACCATCCTCAAGGCTTGCTAAAGAAGAAAATATGTTTCATGCATGTGTTTCATGTGAAGCAAGAGTACTGAAGGTCTTATTTTTTTTGGATATTAATTTGATTGGGCAAATAGTGAAAGGATCATTAAAAGTGGTCATTTCGGAAGATTAAATCTTAAAAGCAGGGGCGACTATGAGTACGAAACGATGTCCTGCATGTCCATCGTCAAATCCATCGATCAAAATCCATTACCAAATCATCAACTCTTACTGCCGGTCAAATATGTTGCCAAGGACGTGACTGCAACGAAGCAAGTGACCTCTTCCTATAGTTAAAACGGAATTCATGAGAGCCACCCTACTATTGCTTATCATCTAACCAGAGATAATTCGAGGTTCAATAAAGGATGCAGCCAAGTGTTTGTTTGTCATAATTATAGCTCGAGTCCATCTCTATTTAGGTCGATTTGAAGCCCAGCTATTGGTCTCTTCTCAGTTGCACGCTAACACTGCACGTAATTAAGTTTGAAAAATCATGCCCGTATGCTATGTGAAGCCACATGTACGAGACCGGCGCATCAATGCATGTCTGTACTATCTACCGTGCCGGTGTGGCAGCACTCGGTGTCCTGTCTCCCTCGATTGCTTCTGTTCTCATGTCTCTATCCTCTGCAACGGTGCTGACGATGATTTCCCCATGTGTATCATACCTTTAGCCGAAGAATGCTTCGCTTTCTGATGTACCGCAGCCCCACCTCTTTCCTTTATTCTTATGGAGTTCTTTGGAGGATTCCCTCCTCCCACTTCCATGGGATCAATGCTCCTCTCCATCGAAGGAGCTTCTGGGGCCACAACCCCACTGGGTCCTTCAATAATAGATGCCACTCCAGGGATCTTCCTCTCGGAAGATACTCGAGGAACCAAACATTGGCACTTTCCGACGCATATGCATGCATTCAGAAACAATCTGATCATCACTTGCAATATTCCCCACGTACTTGAATGCCTGTATTGGATATCCGAGCTACAATGGGACTGAAGTGATACATCCAAAGGCCAAATGGCCAGCTCTGAATCCTTGGAACAACTGGCAGCTTGGAAGGAGGATCGAATCATGTCCGAGACTAATCCTCTCATGGATAAACCTGGTGGGGAATACGGTACCAAAGCACTCTTGACAACCTCTAATGGTGCAGATGCGGGAGATGTCCGCAGCATCATCGCTTGTTTCATAGGTTCTTGCGTACTCCTCCTCTGCCTCGAGATCAGACGAGGAACGATCGAATATCCTGTCTCTCTTTCGGCTAGCGTGCTTACTGGTTACGCGCAGAGACAGTTGAATGCATGCAGTCCTGCACTTCCTAAATGGATTGCCTtgggaaagaaacaaaaaaaggaaaagtacGTAAACTGAATTCAGTGAATGAGTCTCGAGCCATCACGATCCAATACGGCCACCGGAGCTGGAGAGACGTCAGCCACAGGCGCCAACGCAACACGTGCATCGTAGCGCCACCGAACAAATGTGCAGCTGTCCGCCATTAAGTCACACGGAGGGCGGTCCGCCAACACCCGTTCTCACCAGTGTCGCGCGTGACGCGTCGGCTCTTCTTTGCCAGGCTTGCTTCTGGCATCCGTCTTCGTCGTCCCAGTACGGGGAAGACCATATACACTAATTTGATTCATGTATTGGCCATTTCGTTGCCTTTCAGTGGGGTTGGGGTTGATATCACTTGCAAGCAGGCAACAAAAGCTATTCTCCATAAATTAATATATCGATAGCGGAAGGTGGAGTCACCAGAAAGCGATAATCCAAAATAATTAGACCCAATCCACAGTAAAAGGCGCTCTCTGGTCCAACCAACCCATCGAATCCTTTCCATCCTTTACACCGTGCTTAACATATTGTCAGGTAAACGGATTGCATCATCTTAAACTGGTGCGGAAGCACAACATGCTCTCACAGTCACGCTCCATGTTTTGCAGCATGAGTCACCGCCACCATCATCTCATCAACTTAAAGCCAATGAGACAAAGAATGAGCCCATACTCGACCTCCCCGTCGTCGATGTCACTTCAGTGGAGCTTATCACGTATCGTGTCATCCTATATCGAGAAGCCGGTCTGACGCATAAAGAGCGATGCTTGCAGCAATCACAATGTACCTTCAGTCAAATGACACCTCAGTCCTTATCTTTTTTCGAAGGTTTAAGCTCATAAAAGGAAGGTGGTGTGGCTCACATTTAATGTAGGCAAAATGGTTTTCTCCTCCCTTTTGTTAGTTAGGGGCCTAAACCATTACTTAAAGCATTAATCATCTTCCTGAAACTTTATCTGAATGAACTAATCCACCTATTATCGGTACATAAGGCTATCGTCACAATGGAAGAGGTTGTTCGCTTGTCTTCCTAAATTCTTTAAGAGCTTACTTCCATAATAAGCACTATTTcttgataaaaatatcattaagCTGATTGGATAAGTCTGTACGAGAACTCtccttaaaattttcttttagatttttctGAATGATGTTccctaatttaaattatttatttagtttttttttataatattataaatacttttttattttattatgatcaTCTTCCTTTTTTAATTCACCTTTAATGTCCATCGTTTTAATCGTATCATTGTTCGTGATTTCATCTTCAAATatgatgaaggaaaaaaaaaaaatcacgatGGAATCAAAACGATTAGATGAAAAAGGAGGAAAGGTGTAGAGAGAAATTATAGAAAAATAACAGCATCAAAAAGGTAAAAAtaagatataatttaaaaaattaaaaaaataaaatttctatgAAAGTCATCTCATACTTCAAAATTAAAACTAATATTGATAAATTATTCTTTTACAATCTATATAatgataaatttattctttcaagAGATAATTCAGAATCATGTATAAGTTGACAAATATAGAATTACATTATCAGAAAATAGTGAACTAAAATTAGTAATAAATCCATAAAATACTACATATAAATACATTTATATAATTATAGGATAAAACATCTTATATTATTCCTGGCAAATATCCTATTGTAATATCCTTATATCCTAATCCTACTTTATTTGCATGCAAAACCACACATCCACACTGATCCCTTCTCCACCCTCCTATATAAGAGTAAATCCTGGAACTGTGGCATCATCAGCCGTAGACAAAGCAATCGCCACTTGATCCGACGCAACCCCCTCGGCAAAGTCAGTAACACCAAGCACCCTCTTCCCCTGCTCTTCATCTCCGGAATAGGCTCGCAACATCATCCCATCAGCTTGCTGTGGGAGAGAGAGCAGTAGAGAGAGGAGACGGAGGGAGGAGAAGGCTTTGGATTTTAGAGCGTATAACCACAACCCATTCCCCTGCTCTGCCTCCCTACCCCTCTATCGGTCACTCACACCTCTCAAAATCCCAGCTTTGGAATCATCGGACGGGGAAGAGAAAGAAGGGAGGAGGTGGAACGAGGGAGGGAGCCCCACAGACAAGGTCGGTAAAGATTGGATTTTTTGTTTCTCTCGAGAATTTTCCTCTGGTTTTGGCTTGTCTCTTTGCGAAaaatttccttttatttttattaGGTAGATGATCAGGAAGGCGCTTTTGTTTCCATGTGCAGTGTGTCATCAGCTGCTATAGAACAGACATCAATCGCTCTGCAGCCTGTTGCCGTTTGTTAGTTCTCCTCCTCGCTTTTAATCCTATTCATACCCTTGATGGTGAAATGCTCGTAGCGGAAATCTTCGCCTCGGCCCGCTACCATTCGAGATCTCTCATCGATATCCGACCCTTGGCAGGGCTATGGTTTCCTTTTCCATCATCAGCTCGTTCGGCGACCTCCCTTTTCCCGAACGGGTCGCGGCCGCCACCCATGCATCGTTGCTtctcttcttcctgttctttgcctCCGCACGGCGAGTTTTCGCCTGCGCCATCCGCCGGGTTCCGGCTCTCAAGGATGATGGCCGGAGCCCTCTCCCCGTTCGCCGCGATCCTGGTTGCGATCGGCTTGTAGAAGTCGGTTATTGGTTCAAGGTCACAACTTTCTGCTGCttctttgttttcttccttcaAGCGGTGGTCTTGGGGTATGAAACCGTGAACTTGGTTACAGGAGAGGTCGAATCCAGAGATTTTACGCTTCTTTACCTGCCTTCCGTGCAAGCATCCGCGTGGCTTGTCTTGGGCTTATCGGTATTTCATTGTAAATTGAAGGCATTGGTTAAATTTCCATGCTTGATTAGGGTATGGTGGTTTATTTCATTCATCTTCTCTCTCTACATTGGCTACCTTGATACCAAGGGATTGATAACCAAGTCGATCAGCCTAAATTCACATACGCTTTCAAATTATGCTGCGTTGCCTGCCCTTGCTTTCCTTTTCCTTGCCTCAGTTCGAGGTATCACATCTATAGAACTTTATAGGGAACATGGAGACCTCAGGGAACCATTGCTTGCTGGAGAAGACGAAGATGGATGTCTTAGAGTCACCCCCTACAGCGAGGCAGGTCTGTTTAGCCTTGCAACTTTGTCGTGGCTTGATCCGCTCTTGTCAGTGGGTGCAAAAAGGCCCTTAGAGCTGCGGGACATACCTTTGCTAGCCACAAAAGATCGTTCGAAGACTTGTTACAAGATACTGAATTTAAATTGGGAGAGGTTGAAAGCTGAGGACCCTGAGAATCAGCCATCACTGGCAATGGCTATTTGCCGGTCATTTTGGAAAGAAGCTGCTTTGAATGCAGTCTTTGCCGGGTTGAACACCTTAGTTTCTTATGTGGGTCCATATTTGATTAGTTATTTTGTTGATTACTTGAGTGGCAACATAGCATTTCCTCATGAGGGTTACATTTTGGCCTCAATATTTTTCACTGCTAAGTTGATAGAGACGCTTTCTACTCGGCAATGGTATTTAGGAGTAGACATATTGGGCATGCATGTTAAATCAGCCTTAACAGCAATGGTGTACAGAAAAGGGCTTAGGCTATCAAGTACAGCTCGACAAAGTCATACAAGTGGTGAGATAGTAAACTACATGGCAGTCGACGTGCAGAGAGTCGGTGATTATTCATGGTATCTCCATGATATATGGATGCTTCCACTACAAATAGTACTTGCTTTGGCAATCTTGTATAAAAATGTGGGCATTGCAACAATTGCAACACTGGTAGCTACCATTATCTCCATCATTGTCACAATTCCGCTGGCCAAGGTGCAAGAGGAGTATCAGGATAATTTAATGTCTGCCAAGGATGAAAGAATGAGGAAGACCTCTGAATGTTTGAGGAACATGAGAATTTTGAAGCTGCAGGCTTGGGAAGATCGGTACCGCTTGATATTAGAGGAGATGAGAAATGTCGAGTTCAAGTGGCTTCAGAGAGCTCTATATGCACAGTCTGTTATAACCTTTATTTTCTGGGGATCTCCGATATTTGTGTCAGTTGCAACCTTTGCTACTTCTATATTGCTGGGTGGTCAGCTTACAGCTGGTGGTGTGCTTTCAGCTTTAGCCACTTTCAGGATTCTTCaagagcctcttaggaattttCCAGACTTGATATCCATGATTGCTCAGACAAAGGTTTCTCTGGACCGGATATCTGGTTTCTTACAGGAGGAAGAGCTACAAGAAGATGCCACCATTGTTGTTCCTCGGGGCCTTACGGGCAattctattgaaattaatgatggAGAATTTTGCTGGGACCCTTCCTCTGCAATACCTACACTCTCTGGGATACAGCTTAAAGTTGAAAGAGGCATGCGTGTAGCAGTCTGTGGTATAGTTGGCTCTGGTAAATCTAGTTTTCTATCTTGCATACTGGGCGAAATACCAAAAACTTCTGGGGAAGTAAGTAATACTCCTACAATCAATTCTCTGTCATGTAACTCTGTTTTATATTCTCAAGTTCAATCTTTATCTTATTTTCCAGGTTAGTATAAGTGGGTCTGCGGCTTATGTCCCTCAGTCAGCTTGGATTCAGTCTGGAAATATAGAGGAGAACATTCTGTTTGGTAGCCCAATGGATAAGCCAAGGTACAAAAGTGTTCTTCATGCTTGTTGTCTGAAGAAAGATTTGGAATTGTTATTGCATGGAGATCAAACCATCATTGGTGATAGAGGTATTAACCTGAGTGGTGGCCAGAAACAAAGGGTGCAGCTTGCTAGGGCACTTTATCAAGATGCTGATATTTATTTGCTTGAT encodes the following:
- the LOC135588976 gene encoding MYB-like transcription factor EOBII, which translates into the protein MDGQLGWGTLDNGEWRKGPWTAQEDKLLTEHVSLHGDGKWNSVSKLTGLRRNGKSCRLRWVNYLRPDLKRGNITPQEEIIIQELHALWGNRWSNIARSLPGRTDNEIKNYWRTHFKKSKPSKNVEKARARFVIRQRQEEQGQEEQQHLHQGAQQQQADMRAALKRAEEAALAEDMEETTYMYSVSCMLQGGGFSGYSSDGSTGDGSWGSLWNLGDVPDDLCAVTALYGERR
- the LOC135588977 gene encoding membrane protein PM19L-like, translated to MAQTVGRNLAAPLLFLNFIMYIIVIGFASWNLNHFINGQTNYPGVAGNGATFYFLVFAILAGVVGAASKLVGANHIRSWTNDSLAAAASSSIVAWAITALAFGVACKEIAIGGHRGWRLRVLEAFIIILAFTQLLYVLLLHAGMFSSKYGPGYRDPDYVVGGGPGEVKGTRI
- the LOC135587464 gene encoding ABC transporter C family member 13-like — translated: MVSFSIISSFGDLPFPERVAAATHASLLLFFLFFASARRVFACAIRRVPALKDDGRSPLPVRRDPGCDRLVEVGYWFKVTTFCCFFVFFLQAVVLGYETVNLVTGEVESRDFTLLYLPSVQASAWLVLGLSVFHCKLKALVKFPCLIRVWWFISFIFSLYIGYLDTKGLITKSISLNSHTLSNYAALPALAFLFLASVRGITSIELYREHGDLREPLLAGEDEDGCLRVTPYSEAGLFSLATLSWLDPLLSVGAKRPLELRDIPLLATKDRSKTCYKILNLNWERLKAEDPENQPSLAMAICRSFWKEAALNAVFAGLNTLVSYVGPYLISYFVDYLSGNIAFPHEGYILASIFFTAKLIETLSTRQWYLGVDILGMHVKSALTAMVYRKGLRLSSTARQSHTSGEIVNYMAVDVQRVGDYSWYLHDIWMLPLQIVLALAILYKNVGIATIATLVATIISIIVTIPLAKVQEEYQDNLMSAKDERMRKTSECLRNMRILKLQAWEDRYRLILEEMRNVEFKWLQRALYAQSVITFIFWGSPIFVSVATFATSILLGGQLTAGGVLSALATFRILQEPLRNFPDLISMIAQTKVSLDRISGFLQEEELQEDATIVVPRGLTGNSIEINDGEFCWDPSSAIPTLSGIQLKVERGMRVAVCGIVGSGKSSFLSCILGEIPKTSGEVSISGSAAYVPQSAWIQSGNIEENILFGSPMDKPRYKSVLHACCLKKDLELLLHGDQTIIGDRGINLSGGQKQRVQLARALYQDADIYLLDDPFSALDAHTGSELFKEYILTALAGKTVIYVTHQVEFLPAADKILVLKDGHIIQAGKYEDLLQAGTDFNALVSAHHEAIETMDILEDSSITIHSGAPPVFGKRLTSSPSSTDKMKSETPENEPPSEEKAIKEKKKVKRTRKKQLAQEEERERGRVSLKVYLSYMAAAYKGTLIPLIILAQITFQVLQIASNWWMAWANPQTRGDSPKTSSIVLLVVYMTLAFGSSLFVFIRAVLVATFGLAAAQKLFLRMLRTVFRAPMSFFDSTPAGRILNRVSVDQSVVDLDIPFRLGGFASTTIQLLGIVGVMTKVTWQVLLLFLPMAMACLWMQKYYMASSRELVRIVSIQKSPVIHLFGESISGAATIRGFRQEKRFMKRNLYLLDCFTRPFFCSIAAIEWLCLRMELLSTFAFAVCMALLVSFPHGSIDPSMAGLAVTYGLNLNARLSRWILSFCKLENKIISIERIHQYCQIPSEAPAVVEDCRPTSWWPETGKIELVDLKVRYKDTLPLVLHGVTCTFPGGKKVGIVGRTGSGKSTLIQALFRLIEPAEGKIIIDNIDISTIGLHDLRSRLSIIPQDPTLFEGTIRGNLDPLEEHSDHEIWQALEKCQLGEVIRHKPQKLDAPVLENGDNWSVGQRQLVSLGRALLKQARILVLDEATASVDTATDNLIQKIIRREFKDCTVCTIAHRIPTVIDSDLVLVLSDGRVAEFDSPHQLLEDKSSMFLRLVSEYSTRSSSVQDA